One window of Etheostoma spectabile isolate EspeVRDwgs_2016 chromosome 6, UIUC_Espe_1.0, whole genome shotgun sequence genomic DNA carries:
- the mag gene encoding myelin-associated glycoprotein isoform X4, with amino-acid sequence MWCLKLLFPLVLIINDASCQWNVWVPRDISAMTNSCVVIPCTFMYPSGIRPYRGTHGIWYFGQPYPQLFPPVVFKSRTDVVHESYKGRTKLLGDLHQRNCTLLINNIGTEHSGRYYFRADLGGANMYTYPDFSELKVLDQPNIDVPEEIVSDESLELTCYAPDNCPDMTPEIQWMYTDYLPDPEFSTDSLEESNTAVLSSTLTFTPRPMHNGQLLGCRVYYPNTTLVYERLISLDVKYAPRSVWVNVSSEVMEGSSVMLHCEVESNPPPRISWMFGDQELLWDTASNASLTLDDLTPAQEGIYTCVGDNGYGTMNTSLYLAVKYPPREPIVNDSMTVLEGSSLALHCSTQGNPAPTLTWLKDGELVGTITADELSVLEIVEITPQGDGQYRCLAENEHGRASSSFNITVEYAPVLLEESKCTVVREGVQCVCIATGNPEPTIEFYLPDLNITINETDGRYNFYTHTDGHTSTGMIKLREKGERVDNGGPAVNVHCSIYNMYGRESIHLELQQEKKYMMAVIVGTIGGVAVIAFIIAAVRYVGHNNKNLRQSCWAQSLTPF; translated from the exons ATGTGGTGTTTGAAGCTGCTCTTTCCACTGGTGTTGATCATTAATG ATGCCAGCTGCCAGTGGAACGTTTGGGTACCTCGGGACATCTCGGCCATGACCAACTCCTGTGTGGTCATTCCGTGCACCTTCATGTATCCGTCTGGTATCAGGCCGTACCGTGGCACTCACGGTATCTGGTACTTTGGCCAGCCGTACCCTCAACTcttccctcctgttgtcttcaaaTCACGCACAGACGTCGTGCACGAGAGCTACAAAGGCCGGACCAAGCTCCTGGGTGACCTGCATCAGAGGAACTGCACTCTACTCATCAACAACATCGGCACAGAGCACTCAGGGAGATACTACTTTCGTGCTGACCTTGGCGGAGCCAACATGTATACGTACCCAGACTTCTCTGAGCTCAAAGTTCTGG ATCAACCCAACATTGATGTCCCAGAGGAGATTGTCAGCGATGAGAGTTTAGAGCTGACATGCTACGCTCCAGACAACTGCCCCGACATGACTCCAGAGATCCAGTGGATGTACACTGACTACCTGCCTGACCCAGAGTTCAGCACTGACTCCCTGGAAGAGAGCAACACGGCAGTActctccagcaccctcaccttCACACCCAGACCCATGCACAACGGGCAGCTCCTGGGCTGCAGGGTCTACTACCCCAACACCACACTGGTCTATGAGAGGCTCATCTCTCTGGATGTCAAGT ATGCTCCACGTTCTGTTTGGGTGAATGTGTCCTCTGAGGTGATGGAGGGCAGCTCTGTGATGCTGCACTGCGAGGTGGAGAGTAACCCTCCTCCCAGGATTTCCTGGATGTTTGGAGACCAGGAGCTGCTGTGGGACACAGCGTCCAACGCCTCCCTCACCCTGGACGATCTGACGCCTGCACAGGAGGGAATCTACACCTGTGTTGGGGACAATGGCTACGGCACCATGAACACGTCACTGTACCTGGCTGTCAAGT ACCCTCCCCGCGAGCCGATTGTGAACGACTCTATGACGGTACTAGAAGGATCCTCGCTGGCCCTGCACTGTAGCACCCAGGGCAACCCGGCCCCGACCCTCACCTGGCTGAAGGACGGGGAGCTGGTGGGCACAATCACCGCCGACGAGCTGTCAGTGTTGGAGATCGTAGAGATCACACCACAGGGAGACGGGCAGTACCGCTGCCTTGCCGAGAACGAGCACGGAAGAGCCAGTAGCTCCTTCAACATCACTGTTGAAT ATGCCCCGGTTCTTCTGGAGGAGTCAAAGTGCACAGTGGTGAGGGAGGGTGTCCAGTGTGTCTGCATCGCCACAGGAAACCCAGAACCCACCATCGAGTTCTACCTGCCCGACCTAAACATCACCATCAACGAAACAGACGGCCGGTACAACTTCTACACGCACACAGACGGGCACACTTCCACGGGTATGATCAAGCTGAGGGAGAAAGGCGAGCGGGTTGACAACGGCGGTCCTGCCGTCAACGTCCACTGCAGCATCTACAACATGTACGGGAGAGAGAGCATACACCTGGAGCTACAACAGGAGA
- the mag gene encoding myelin-associated glycoprotein isoform X3, with product MWCLKLLFPLVLIINDASCQWNVWVPRDISAMTNSCVVIPCTFMYPSGIRPYRGTHGIWYFGQPYPQLFPPVVFKSRTDVVHESYKGRTKLLGDLHQRNCTLLINNIGTEHSGRYYFRADLGGANMYTYPDFSELKVLDQPNIDVPEEIVSDESLELTCYAPDNCPDMTPEIQWMYTDYLPDPEFSTDSLEESNTAVLSSTLTFTPRPMHNGQLLGCRVYYPNTTLVYERLISLDVKYAPRSVWVNVSSEVMEGSSVMLHCEVESNPPPRISWMFGDQELLWDTASNASLTLDDLTPAQEGIYTCVGDNGYGTMNTSLYLAVKYPPREPIVNDSMTVLEGSSLALHCSTQGNPAPTLTWLKDGELVGTITADELSVLEIVEITPQGDGQYRCLAENEHGRASSSFNITVEYAPVLLEESKCTVVREGVQCVCIATGNPEPTIEFYLPDLNITINETDGRYNFYTHTDGHTSTGMIKLREKGERVDNGGPAVNVHCSIYNMYGRESIHLELQQEKKYMMAVIVGTIGGVAVIAFIIAAVRYVGHNNKKEKTGIINLWALWQDWRGKS from the exons ATGTGGTGTTTGAAGCTGCTCTTTCCACTGGTGTTGATCATTAATG ATGCCAGCTGCCAGTGGAACGTTTGGGTACCTCGGGACATCTCGGCCATGACCAACTCCTGTGTGGTCATTCCGTGCACCTTCATGTATCCGTCTGGTATCAGGCCGTACCGTGGCACTCACGGTATCTGGTACTTTGGCCAGCCGTACCCTCAACTcttccctcctgttgtcttcaaaTCACGCACAGACGTCGTGCACGAGAGCTACAAAGGCCGGACCAAGCTCCTGGGTGACCTGCATCAGAGGAACTGCACTCTACTCATCAACAACATCGGCACAGAGCACTCAGGGAGATACTACTTTCGTGCTGACCTTGGCGGAGCCAACATGTATACGTACCCAGACTTCTCTGAGCTCAAAGTTCTGG ATCAACCCAACATTGATGTCCCAGAGGAGATTGTCAGCGATGAGAGTTTAGAGCTGACATGCTACGCTCCAGACAACTGCCCCGACATGACTCCAGAGATCCAGTGGATGTACACTGACTACCTGCCTGACCCAGAGTTCAGCACTGACTCCCTGGAAGAGAGCAACACGGCAGTActctccagcaccctcaccttCACACCCAGACCCATGCACAACGGGCAGCTCCTGGGCTGCAGGGTCTACTACCCCAACACCACACTGGTCTATGAGAGGCTCATCTCTCTGGATGTCAAGT ATGCTCCACGTTCTGTTTGGGTGAATGTGTCCTCTGAGGTGATGGAGGGCAGCTCTGTGATGCTGCACTGCGAGGTGGAGAGTAACCCTCCTCCCAGGATTTCCTGGATGTTTGGAGACCAGGAGCTGCTGTGGGACACAGCGTCCAACGCCTCCCTCACCCTGGACGATCTGACGCCTGCACAGGAGGGAATCTACACCTGTGTTGGGGACAATGGCTACGGCACCATGAACACGTCACTGTACCTGGCTGTCAAGT ACCCTCCCCGCGAGCCGATTGTGAACGACTCTATGACGGTACTAGAAGGATCCTCGCTGGCCCTGCACTGTAGCACCCAGGGCAACCCGGCCCCGACCCTCACCTGGCTGAAGGACGGGGAGCTGGTGGGCACAATCACCGCCGACGAGCTGTCAGTGTTGGAGATCGTAGAGATCACACCACAGGGAGACGGGCAGTACCGCTGCCTTGCCGAGAACGAGCACGGAAGAGCCAGTAGCTCCTTCAACATCACTGTTGAAT ATGCCCCGGTTCTTCTGGAGGAGTCAAAGTGCACAGTGGTGAGGGAGGGTGTCCAGTGTGTCTGCATCGCCACAGGAAACCCAGAACCCACCATCGAGTTCTACCTGCCCGACCTAAACATCACCATCAACGAAACAGACGGCCGGTACAACTTCTACACGCACACAGACGGGCACACTTCCACGGGTATGATCAAGCTGAGGGAGAAAGGCGAGCGGGTTGACAACGGCGGTCCTGCCGTCAACGTCCACTGCAGCATCTACAACATGTACGGGAGAGAGAGCATACACCTGGAGCTACAACAGGAGA